The Planctomycetota bacterium DNA window GCGGAGCCCTCCCCAGGAACCACCAGGTCCGCAATGGGACAGCGTGCCAACCCCCCGCGCCGGCCAGTCGAGGCAAGATCGCCGAACCCCGAAGAGCCGTTTCTAACGCAGGGGCCGGGCATAGGATCTGCTTTTTCCGACCCACTCCTCATCGGGGTTCAACGACCCTGCCGTGCCCGCCGTCGGCGGGAGGACTGGTGTTGCCGCGCCAGCGACGTCCGCCCCATAACCCCATATGCTGCATGGCCTTACGCTCTCCGGCCTTTCCCCTCCCATACTTGCTCATCCCGCAGATGAGCGCGAATGGCCGGAGCCGCGAGAATCGCCAATCCTCGCCCATCCACCCATACTTGCTCATTTCCCCTCCTCAAGGTTGAGCAAGTATGGGCGCGAGGAAGGCGAGAGGAAGGGGTCTCAGATCTGCTTCTCCACTTACCACTCCGGCCGCAATTGAGGATGGATCGCGACGCGGAAGACGCTCGTAGTGCGGCCTTCAGGCCGTATCTGGGCATACGGGCTGAAGCCCGCACTACGAACGAGCGCGGCATGAACTGGGGCCGGAGCAGTATCCTGCATGAGCAAACACGGACAAGCACGGACAGGCTCCAAGCGCCGCTGCGACCACGCACCGAGTGCGATGAGACTGATAGGATAGGCAGCACCGAGAGGACGAGGCAGGACCGCGCCCGCTCCGGGTCCTATCCGCCCTGTCCGGCCCATCGGTCCCGTCGCCTGCGGCAGCCGCCTCAGGCCTCGGGCAGCTCGCGCGCCAGCCGCGCGATCTCATCCTCCGCGGGAATCTCGGCCAGCGGCAGGTCCACGCGGCGATGATCGAGGGCGCTCGTGATGAAGGCGTAGGCGATCTCGAAGCCGTGATAGCTGATGTCGCCGTTGCAGGGGTGGACCTTCGTCTCATCGTCCAGCCAGTCGGCCAGGTCGCGCAGGTAGCGCGGCTGGAGCAGCACGTTCTCCTGCTCGGGCCACCGCGGCAACGCCTCGCCGAGGATCTCCCCGCCCGATGTCCTCGTGAACGCCGCCCAGTCGCCGTCGGTGTTGGCCCAGGCGTAGCCGTGGGTGCCGTAGAGGGTGATGCGGTTGTCGGTCCAGAACTTCTCGTTGGCGAGCCACTGGGGCGAGAGGTAGCCGAACTGAACGAAGGCGCGCACGCCGTTCTCGAAGGCGATCTCGCCCTCGGTGTAGTCGGGCGACGGATGGCTGTCGGTGAGGCCCTTGCGGCCGTGGACGTGGCCGACGACCCACTTGGCCCTCACGCCGCGGTTGAACCAGAGGATGTAGTCCACCAGGTGCGTGCCGAGCTGCGAGAGCCAGGCGCGCGAGGAGGCGTGGATGCGCACGAGGTCGCCGATCTCGCCGCGCTCGTAGACGGCCTTGGCCCTGCCCCACTGCTCGCCGTACTTCTGCTGGTGCGAGACGATGTACTTGACGCCCGCCCGGGCGCACAGGTCGTGGATGCGGCGGGCCTCGGCGAGCGAGGTGGCCATCGGCTTCTCGAAGGCGATGGCTCTGGGCTTGTGGCGGAGACCCAGCTCGATCATCTCGAGCCGCACCTTGGGCTGGGTGACGAAGCAGAAGACGTCGGGCCGCTCGGCGGCGAGCATGGTGGCGGCGTCGGTGTAGGTCCGGGCGATGCCGAATTGCTTCGCGGCGGCGTCGAGGCGTTCGCGGTTCAGATCGCAGAGGGCCACCAGCTCGAAGCGGTCGGGGTTCTTCAGAAAACCGTCAATGTGGTTCCTGCCGCGGTGTCCGCAGCCGACCTGGGCGACGCGGTACTTGGCCATGGCGTGCTCCTGGAGGCGGAGGAGAGTCGGACTTGCCGAATCATGCCCCGACCTCGGCGGCCCGTCAAGCGGCGTTCGCCCTGACACGCCCCCGAGAGCGCGCGCCGGGAGCGGGCTTGGGGTCTTGGGGCGGCTTGGGCTGCATGGCGTTCCGGTGCTCGGCGGCCTTGGCCCGCGCCTGGGCGGCGGCGGCCGGATTGCCGAGGTCGCGCCAGGCGGCCTCGAGCGCGCCGTAGCTCCGGGCGAGCAGCGCGTGCAGCACCTCGGGCTCCCGGCTGTCCTGCAAGGCGGGGGTGAGGAGGGCGATGGTCTCCTCGAGCAGCGGCCGCGCGTCGGAAGCGCGGCGGTGGAGCAGCCGCAAGCGGGCCAGGTCGTTGGCGAACTCGCCGAGCCGGACCTTGTGGTAGAGGACGTCGGCGAACTGGCTGGCGAGGGTTCGCTGGGCCTCGAGCGCGAGGGAGTGGTAGCGCTCGGCCTCGTCGAGGCTGCCGCCGGCCTCCAGGAGCAGGGCCAGGCGGTGGGCGAAGAGGGCCTGGGCCACGGCGTAGCGCGGGATGTGCGGGCGGCGCTGCGCGAGGCCCGTGGCCAGGGCGAGCGCCTGCCGCAGACGCTCCTCCACCGCGTGGGGCGCGTAGGCGGCCGGGCCGGGCCGCGGCAGGTCCGCCGCGGCGTAGGCTTCGGCCAGATCGTACGGGTAATCGGGCACGCGCGGGAAGTCGGCGGCGAGCTGCCGCAGTGTGTCGGTGGCCTTGTCGAGCGCGGCGCGCGCCGCCGCGGGCTGGCTCGCGGCCAGCGCGTGGAACTGCTGGCGGTGGCAGAGGGCCTCCAGGTGGCGGCGCGGGGGGCTGTCGGGGTCCGTCTGGCGCAGCGGCGCGAGCGTCGCGAGCGCCGTCGCGAGGTGGCGAACGGCCTCGGCCGGGTCCGTGAGCGCCAGGAAGTAGTGGGTCCGGGCCAGCTCGAGCCGGAAGGCGGGCGTGGGCGTCGCGCCCGCGGGGGCGCCTTCGAGAAGGCGCAGGGCGCTGCGGTGCGCGTCGAGGGCCTCCGGGGTCCTGTCGGAGGCCTGCCGCAGGCGGCCCAGCTCGTTGTAGGTCTTCGCCATCTCCACGGTTGCGCCGAGGGCCTCGGGAGCGTCGGCCGCGAGCCCCTCGTAGAGGGCGATGGCGCGCTGGTAGGCGGCGGCCGCCGGGTCCAGCTGGCCCAGGCGCTGGCGAATGTCGCCCACGCGGCGGTTCGCGTCGGCCACCTTGCGCCGCAGGGCCACTGCGCCGGGCGTCTGTTGCGCCAGCCGCTCGTAGTGGGGCAGCATGTCCTCCAGCAGCGCGGCCGCCTCGCGCGAGAGCACCGGCTCCACCTGCACGTCCACCGGCGAGCCCTCCACATTGTCCACGAGCAGCCCGGGCGACGCCACGACCGAGCGGGGCGAGAAGCGCTCGAAGATGCGGTCGAGGGCGTCGGTGGCCACCTGGGCGCTGGCCTTGGCCTCCAGGAGCGCGCGCCGCGTGCTCAGGTAGCCGACGGTGGCGACGGCGGCGACGAGGAGGGTGAGGAGGGCCGTGGCGCCGGCGAGCGCGGCCACGGTCTTGTTGCGGCGCGCCCAGCGCCCCAGGCGCTCGAGGGACGAGGCTCGGCGGGCCCGGATCGGCTGGTCGGCCAGGAAGCGCCGGAGGTCGTCGCCCAGGGCCTCAGCCGTGGGGTAGCGGTGGGCGGGGTCGCGGGCGGTGGCCTTGAGCACGATCGTCTCGAGGTCGTGCGGCACCGCCGGGTTGAGCCTCCGTGGGGGGGTGGGGCGCCCCTCGGCCACCAGGCGGATGAGCCGGCTGCGGTCCTTCTCGTCGAAGGCGGGCCGGAAGGTGAGCAGCTCGTAGAGCGTGAGGCCGAGGCTGTAGACGTCGCTGCGCGCGTCGGCCCGGCCCTCGAGCTGCTCGGGGGCCATGTAGCGCAGCGTCCCGGCGATCTCGCCCGTCACGGTGATGTCGTCGCTCCGCACGGCCTTGGCGAGGCCGAAGTCGGTCACCCACACGCGCCCCTGGGCGTCGGCGAGCAGGTTGCTGGGCTTCACGTCGCGGTGCAGCACGCCCTGGCCGTGCGAGTAGTGCAGGGCGTCGGCCACCTGGCAGCCGAGGGCGGCCACCTGGCGCCAATACGCGGCGCCGCCCTTGCCCAGGAGCTTTCGCGCGATGGACTCAGCGGCCTGTGCGGCGGGGGAGGGCGCCGCGGCGCCGCCCTGGAGCGCCGCCAGGCGCTGGATGACCTGGTCGAGGCCGGGCCCGGGGATGTACTGCATGACGAAGTAGTGGTGGCCGTCCTGCTCGCCTACGCCGAAAATCTCGGCGATGTTCGTGTGGTGCAGCCCGGCGGCGATGCGGGCCTCGCGGCGGAAGCGACGCAGGCGTTTGACGTCCTGCAACGCCGGACGGGGCAGGACCTTGATGGCCACGCGGCGGCCGAGCGACTCCTGCTCGGCCTCGTAGACGATGCCCATGCCGCCGCGGCCGATCTCGCGGAGGAGGCGGAAGTCGCCCAGCCGCTCCAGGCGCGGGGCCTCGAACGGAGCGCCGCCGGGCAGCAGGCACTGCGTGGACCCCTTCATCGCCTCGGCGGCGAGCATGGCGGGGAACAGGTCGCGGATCTCGTCGGCCAGCTCGGGATGGCGCCGGGCGTAGTCGTCCACGCTCGGGCTCTCGCCGCGGCGCTGGCGCTCGAGGAAATCGCTCGCCAGCACCTCGAAGGGGTCGCGGTCGTCTGCGGGCTCAGGCATCGCGGGTCTCGTCATGAAGCCCGGGCAGCGTCGAGAGGAGGTCCTTGAGCCGCCGCAGGGCGCGCACGTAGCGGATGCTGGCCGCCTTGGGCTGGATGCCCAGCACCTCGGCGGTCTCCTGGTTCGAGAGCTCCTCGAAGTGGCGGAGCGCCAGCACCTCGCGATCGATCGGGTCCATCGTCTCGATAGCCTGGCGGGCCCGCTCCACCTCTTCGGCGCGCGCGGCGGCCTGGCTGGGCGAGGTGAGGTCGGCGGCCAGGCGAATGGCCATCGAGGCCGACGTGGCCTCGGGCGAGCCGCTCTCCTGGAGGGGCACCTCGCGGCCGCCGTCGCGCATCTTCGCGCCCAGGTGCTGGCGGTAGAGGTCCACGAGCGTCTGCATCACGATCATCCGCAGCCACACGAAGGGCGAGGGCGCTTCCGTCCTCGCAAAGTGCTCGAGCCGCCGCGCGGCGGCCAGGTAGGCCTCCTGGAGCACGTCGTCGGCATCCACCCGCCCCTGGAGGCGGGGGGCGAGCCGGAAGCGCACCAGGCCGGCCAGGCGCTGGCGATGGCGCGCGAACGCCTCGGCCAGCGCCTCCCGGTCGCCCGCTCTCAGGCGGCCGACCAGATCGTCGGTGCTGTTCGGCGAGGCACTCACTCCGGCCCCTTCGCCCAGGGTTCCCTGCACATGCTGAACGGGCAGCCGCTCACAGGGTCCACAGCCCCCTCGGGATTCTACTGCCCGCCGGGCGCGGGAGTCAATGCCGCGGGGCGGTGCGGTGGAATCCCCCTCCGCCCTGTGGACCGCGCGCCCCGGCCGCCGTTCCTGTACTTGGGCAGTGTGCTCGGCAGCGTCCCTTTGGAGAAAGGAGAGACCCGGATGCGCACGCTGTTGTGGATGGCCGTGGCGGCGGCCCTGGCCGCCCCACCGTCGTGGGCAGCCGAGAAGGGCAAGGCGGCGCCGCCCGGCGGCGAGCGAATCGGCGGCCAGCAGGACGGCCCGGGCCGGCCCCCCGGCCCGCCGCCCGAGGGCGGCCCAGGCCGCGCCCCCGGCGACCGGCAGGGCGGCCCGCCGCCCGGCGGGCGAATGGGGCCGCCCCCCGGCGGGTTCGGCGGACCCGGCGGCGGCTTCGACGCCATGAGCCGGCCCGAAATCTTCGATGCCGCCCGGCAGACGATCGCCCTGCCCGACGACGCGAGGAAGGGCGTGGACCAGCTCGAGATGCAGTTCAACGACGACCTTCAGGCGGCGATGACCGAGGCGCGCCTCAAACTCGCCAAGGCCTACGTGGAGAAGCTCCTGGCCCTCGTGCCCGAGGCCGACAAGCCGAAGTACCAGGCGGTGGCCAACGCCCTGACGGCGCGCGATGAGACCCTCGCGGCGGCGCAGAAGGAGCTGAAGGGCGCGCTCGACCTCATCAAAGTGGCCCAGGCCGGGGCTCCGGCGGCGCGCGACGAGCGTCGGCCCCGCTTCGGCCCGCCCGGCTCGATGACCAGCAAGACCGACATCCTGCGCACCCACTTCACCCTCACCGACGAGCAGCGGGCCGACTTCGACCAGGCGCAGCGCGAGGGCTTCGACGCGATGCGCGAGCGCACCGACGCCCTGTTCGCCGAGCTGCGCCAGCGCGGCGGCCCGCCCGACCCCACGGCCTTCCGCCGCATCGGCCAGGCCATGCGCCAGGTGCGCGAGGAGATCGAGGACCAGGTGGCCAAGGCCGTCGCGCCCCTCCTCACCGCCGAGCAGAAGAAGGACTACGAAACGGCCTGCGCCGCGATTGACGCCTGGCGCAAGAAGGTCAAGGACGCCGAGGCGGCCTGCCGCGCGAAGATCGTCGAGGCCGTGGGCGAGGAGAAGGCCGCCGCGCTCCTCGGCCCGCCGCCTGGCCAGATCGCCAAGCCGCCCAAGAAGGCCGCCGAGTTCTGAGCCCGCGGCCGCCCCGCGCGCCATGGCATCCGCCGGCAGCACACCACAAGGGCCCCACCGACACGGCGTCGGTGGGGCCGCTGCGTTCTGGCCCGCCGCGGCCCCTCCCTCCGGGCGCGCTTGACGATGGGTTCGGCACGGCGTAAGATGCGGTGGGCGAGCGCGGCGAAAGGTAACGGCATGACTCGACGGACCCTGGTCGCCGCAGTGTCGGCGTGCCTGTGCGCGGCGGACTGCCTGGCGGCGGCCATCGCGCAGACGAACCGCACCGGGCGCATCCAGTGCCTCGACCTGGCGGGCGACCCCGTGGCGATCCACACCGACCTGCGCATCCCCCTCGAAGGCTGGAAGCAACTGCGCACCCTGGACGCCGCCCAGGAGGTCGAGGCGTCGGCCGTCGAGGGCGGCCGCAAGTGGGCCGGCCGCATCGAGCTCGCTCCCAAGGAATCCTACCGCTACGAGCAGACCCTGCGCGAGGCCGACGGCGCTGTCCGCCTCGCGCTGCGCGTGACGGCCGAGACGGACCTGAAGACGCCCGGCGTGTTCTTCTGGCTCGACTTGCCCATCGCGCTCTTTGGCGGCGGCACGTGCGAGCTGCGCGGCGAGGCGGGCGTGGTCGGCAACGCCTCGCTGCCGAAGGAGCCGCCCCCGAGCCGCCAATTCCTGGCCGGCCTCGCCAGCCAGGCCACGTTCGCCGCCCCCGCCTCCCCGCTCAAGCTCGCCGCCACCTTCGATCCGCCCTGCCCAATGGTGATCCAGGACAACCGCGTGTGGCGCTCCGCCACCTACTCGGCCCTGGTGAGAATCCCCGGCACGCCGCTCGGCAAAGGCCAGGCCGCCACACTCAACGTCACGCTCCGCCTCACGGGCGAGGGCGATTTGTCGCCCGCCCGGCTCACCCTCGACGCGGCGAAGCCCCGCTACCGGCTCGACGGCTTCGGCGGCAACTACTGCTTCGGCATCGAGTCGCCCGTCACCCAGTACACCCTCGACCACCTCCGGGTCGCCTGGGCCCGCACCGAGATGACCCCCGCCGAGTGGGAGCCCGAGAACGACAACGCCTCGCCGCAGGATACCAACTGGGCGGCGCTGACCGCGAACGACAAGCCCGACTCGAATCTGCGGCGCGAGTTCCTCCTCGCCCAGCAGATCCAGAAGCGGGGCATTCCCTATTCCATCACCATCTGGCACCTGCCCGAATGGCTCTACGTGGACCCCCGCACCGACGACCAGCGCCCCAACGGCCGCCGGATCGCGCCCGACAAGTGGCCCGAGCTGCTCGAATGCCTCGGCTCCTACCTCGTCTATGCCAAGAAGCAGTATGGGGTCGAGCCCGACCTCTTCTCGTTCAACGAGCCCGACGGCGGCGTGCGGGTGAAGTTCAGCCCCGAGGAGCACCGCGACGCGATCAAGCGCATCGGCGCGCACTTCGAGAAGCTCGGGCTGAAGACCAGGATGCTCCTCGGCGACACCTGCCACGCCCGCGGCACCCACACCTATGCGGCGCCCGCCGCCGCCGACCCCGAGGCCCTGCGCCACGTGGGCGCGCTCTCGTTCCACTCGTGGGGCGGGGCCACGCCCGAGGAGTACGCCGCCTGGGCCGACCTCGCCGATACTCTCAAGCTGCCCCTGCTCGTGGGCGAACTGGGCGTGGACGCCTGGGCCTGGCGCGGCGGCTCCTACGACTCCTTCCACTACGGCCTCCGCGAGGTGCAGATGTACCAGGAGCTGGTGCTCCACGCGCGGCCCCGCGCCACGATGCACTGGGAGTTCACCTCCGACTACGGCCTCGCGAAAGTCGGGAAGGACGGGGCGCTCATGCCCACCTCGCGCTTCTGGTTCGTGAAGCACTTCTGCAACCTCACCCCGCCGAAGGCCGAGGTGCTGGCCACCGCCTCCGACCATCCCAAGGTGCTCTTCACCGCCTTCCGAGGCGAAGGGCCCGTGTTCGCCTTCCACATTGCCAACCTGGGGGCGGCTCGCCGGGCCACCCTGGCCGGCCTGCCGGCCGGGCTCAAGAGCCTGCGGGCCGTGCAGACGAGCGAGACCGATTCATTCCAGGAGCTGGCCCCCGTGGCCGTGGAGGACGGGGTGGCGAGGCTGTCGCTCGCGCGGCAGTCGCTTCTCACGCTCACCACGGCCCCCGCAGGCGCCGGACTCGCGCCTCCGAAATGACCGATTGCAGAACCCGGAACGAGGACGCGGCATCATGAATTGCTGGCAACGGATCGCGTGTGCATGTCTCGTGCTGGCGTGCCGAGGGGCGGCGGCCGACGACTGGCCCGTGTACCGGCACGATGTGGGCCGCAGCGCCACGACGCGCGAGCGGCTCCGGCTCCCGCTCTCGCCGGCCTGGACCTATCAGCCGCTGCACAAGCCCCAGCCGGCCTGGGGCGACCCGAACCCGCGCAAGGTCGGCGGCTTCTACGGCTCGGTCGAGGGCCGCCGCGTGCACTTCGACGACGTGTTTCACGCCGTGGTGGCCTACGACAAGGTCTTCTTCGGCTCGTCGGCCGACGGCAAGGTGTATGCGCTCGATGCCGCCACGGGGCAGGAGGTGTGGACCTTTTTCACCGGCGGCCCGGTGCGCCTGCCGCCGGCCGTCTGGAGGCGCAAGGTCTACGTCGGCTCCGACGACGGCTTCGCCTACTGCCTCGCCGCGCGCGACGGCAAGGAGCTCTGGCGCTTCCGCGCCGCGCCCAGCGACCGCAAGGTACTGGGCAGCGGCCGCATGATCTCGCTGTGGCCCGTGCGCACGGGCGTGCTGGTGGACGACGGCGTGGCCTACTTCGCCTCGGGCGTCTTCCCCGCCGAAGGCGTGTACCTCTTCGCCGTCAACGCCGACGACGGAAAGCTCGTCTGGTGCAACGACCAGGGCGGCTCGACGCCGCAGAGCCGCTTTTCGCCCCAGGGGCCGCTGCTGGCCTCGAAGGCCACGCTCTTCGTGCCCACCGGCCGCGTGTCGCCCGCCGCCGTGGACCGCGCGACGGGCAAGCTGCTGCATCAGCCGGCGTTCGGCCACGACGTGGGCGGCACCTTCGCCTTCCTGGCCGACGACTGCGTGTTCACCGGCACCGAGCAACTCATCGGCTACGGCCAGACCCCGCCCTGGCGCCGCACCGCCTGGTTCGAGGGGCGCACCCTGGCGGCCGGGCGCAATGCCTATTACCTCGCCACAGGCCGCGAGATCATCGCCCTCGACCGCGACACCTATCCCAAGGCCAGCCTCGCGCAGCAGGCGATCATCGTCCAACGCGACCGACTCAACGAGCCGCTCACCGTCTCGCGGCAGCGCGTGTACCGCCACGAGGCCACCCTCAAGGAGGACAAGGAGGACCTGGCCGCGCTCGACCAGCAGATCGCCGAGCTGGCCAAGAAGGCGGCAGCCGATGACCAGGAACTCGCCACGCTGAACGAGCAGCGCGCGGCCCTCGCCAAGAAGATCGAGGCCGACACCAAGGCCCTCCCCGGCCTCGTCCAGGCGGCCGAGAAGCTCCAGAAACAGGCGGCCGACATCCGCGAGAAGGTCAAGGAGGCCGACGCCGCACTGGCCCAATGCGCCCGCTGGCGCGTGGCGTCGGACTGCGCGGAGGCGCTCGCCATCGCCGACGGCGTGCTTCTCGCGGCGGGCAGGGGCAAGGTCGTCGCCCTCGACATCGAGAAGGGCGACACGCTGTGGACCGCTGAGGTCGAGGGCACGGCCAAGGGCCTGGCCATCGCGGAGGGCCGCCTCTACGTGAGCACCGACACGGGCGCCATCCACTGCTTCGGCCCGGCCGGCACAAAGCCGATCGGCGTGGTGCGACCCGCGACCAGGCCATTCCCCGCCGACGACCTCGCGCCGGCTATCGAGGCCGCCGCCGACCACATCGTCCGCACCACCGGCGTCACGCGCGGCTACTGCCTCGTGCTGGGCAACGACACGGGGCGCCTGGCCTATGAACTGGCCCGGCGCACCGAGCTCCAGGTCTACGCCGCCTGCTTCGACCCCGACCGCGCGCCCGCGGCGCGCGCCGCGCTCGACGCCGCCGGCCTCTACGGCTCGCGCGTGGTCATCGAGCCGGCCACGCCCGGCCATCTCCCGTTCTCCGACTACTTCGCCGACCTCATCGTGTCGGAGGGCGCGCTGACCCGGGGCCTGTTGCCCGTGGACCCGAAGGAGGCGTTCCGGCTGATGCGGCCCCTCGGCGGCAGGATGCTCATCGGCCAGCCCGAGTCGGCAAGGGCCAAGACCAAGCCCCTCGATGCCGCCGCGCTCCGCGACTGGCTGGCGAGGATGGGCACCGAAGCGGCGGGGCGTGCGCTCCTGCACGCGGAAGTGACCGAGGACGGCAGCACGTGGCTCGCGCTCACCCGCGGCGCGCTCCCCGGCGCGGGGAGCTGGACGCACCAGTATGCCGAGCCTGGCAACACCACGTGCGGCGACGACCAGCTCGTGAAGTGCCCGCTCGGGGTCCTCTGGTTCGGCGATCCCGGGCCGGGCGACATGGTCGAGCGCCACCCGCGCGCCGCCGCGCCGCTCTCGGTCGGCGGGCGGTTCTTCGTGCAGGGCGTCAACGTGCTGATGGCCTACAACGCCTACAACGGCGTGAAGCTCTGGCGCCGCGAGATGCCGGGCGCGATGCGCCTGGGCGCCTCCCACGAGGCCAGCAACCTCGCCGCCGACGCCGACAGCCTGTTCGTCGCCGTGGGCGACCAGTGCCACCGCCTCGACGCGGCCACGGGCGAGACGAAGGCCACCTATGCCATCCCCCCCGCCAAGGACGCCAAGCCACGCCGCTGGGGCTACGTGGCGGTCGTGGGCGACACCCTCTACGGCAGCCGCGCGCTCACCAGCGGCACCGCCTGCGAGGCCCTCTTTGCCCTCGACCTCGCCAGCGGGAAGCTCCGCTGGCTCCACGAGGGCAAGAGCATCCCACACTCCTCCATCTCCATCGGCGACGGCCAGGTGATGTTCGTCGAGACCGCCGTGACCCCTGCGCAGCGCGACGAGGTGCTTCAGCGGCAGATCGCGGCCCTCCAGGCGCTCAAGGGCACCGACCGTGCGAAGGCCGAGCGCGAACTCAAGGCTGCCACCGTGCGCCTCGTGGTCGCCCTCGACGCCGCCACCGGCCAGCCCCGCTGGCAGAAGCCCATGGACCTCACGGGCTGCGGCAGCGGGCAGTACTGGTGCGCGATGGGCACCATGTACGCCAGGGGCCTGCTGGCCCTCTTCGGCGTCTACTCGGACGGCCACTACTGGAAGGAGTTCTTCGCCGGCCAGTTCGGCCAGCGCCGCGTGGTGGTGGTGGACGCGGCGAACGGCCGCGAGCTCTGGTCGAAGCAGATCGGCTACCGCGTGCGCCCGCTCATCATCGGCGACACGCTGCACGCGGAGCCGTGGGCTTTCGACCTGCGCACCGGCGCGCAGCGCATGCAGCCCAACCCGCTGACCGGCCAGGAGGAACCCTGGCAGTGGGCCCGGCCCGGCCACCATTGCGGCTGCCCGTCGGCCTCGCCCCACACGCTCTTCTTCCGCTCCTACTGCTTCGGCTACTACGACCTGGTGGGCGACCAGGGGACCCAGCACTTCGGCGGCCAGCGCCCCGGGTGTTGGATCAACCTCATCCCCGCCAACGGCCTGCTGGTGGCGCCCGAGGCCAGCTCAGGCTGCCAGTGCCCCTTCCCGACCATGTGCACGGTCGTATTCCAGCACCGCGACGAGAGCCGCGCCTGGGGCTACTACAGCGTCGCAGGGCCGCTCACGCCCGTGAAGTCGCTGGGCATCAACTTCGGGGCCGGCGGCGACCGCAAGGATGCCACGGGCACCCTCTGGCTCGGCTTCCCGAGGCCCAAGGGCTCGCTGGTGGCGCCCCTCGCCGCCTCGGTGTCGCTGCTGGCGGGCGGCGAGTACTTCGAGCGGGACCCCGCGCGTGTGGAGGTCGAGGGCACCGACAAGCCCTGGGTCTTCCGCGCCGGCGTGCTGGGGCCGCGGCAGGTCGTTCTGCCCCTCGTCGAGAAGGGCGATGGCGCCGCGCGCTACACGGTGCGGCTCGCCTTCGCCGAACTGGACGGCGCCAAGCCCGGCGCCCGCGTGTTCGACGTGAGAATCCAGGACAAGCCGGCGCTCCAGGCCTTCGACGTGGCGAAGGAGGCCGGCGGGAGCTCCAAGGCCCTGGTGAAGGAGTTCCCCGGCATCGAGATCGCCGACAAGCTGAAGATTGACTTCGCGCCCAAGGCCAAGAAGCCGACGAGGGATGAGCTGCCGATCCTCATGGGAATCGAGATCGTGCGCGAGGCCGTCCTCACCCTGGGCGTGACCGTGCCGTCCTTCGTCCTCAGCGACGCCGACACCGAGCGCGAGGGCGAGATGCGCCTGGCGAACCACCGGGACGCGGAATTCGCCGGCACGCTCCGTCTTGCGGCGCCCGACGGCTTCACGGTGACCCCCGCCGAGATGCCGGTGAAGCTGGCCGCGGGCACGACGGCGAAGCTGACCCTCAAGGCCGCCGTCGCCAGGGCCATGCCGCGGGGCAAGTACGCCATCGCCCTCACGCTCGTGCGGCCCGACGGCACGACC harbors:
- a CDS encoding sigma-70 family RNA polymerase sigma factor; the protein is MSASPNSTDDLVGRLRAGDREALAEAFARHRQRLAGLVRFRLAPRLQGRVDADDVLQEAYLAAARRLEHFARTEAPSPFVWLRMIVMQTLVDLYRQHLGAKMRDGGREVPLQESGSPEATSASMAIRLAADLTSPSQAAARAEEVERARQAIETMDPIDREVLALRHFEELSNQETAEVLGIQPKAASIRYVRALRRLKDLLSTLPGLHDETRDA
- a CDS encoding serine/threonine-protein kinase is translated as MPEPADDRDPFEVLASDFLERQRRGESPSVDDYARRHPELADEIRDLFPAMLAAEAMKGSTQCLLPGGAPFEAPRLERLGDFRLLREIGRGGMGIVYEAEQESLGRRVAIKVLPRPALQDVKRLRRFRREARIAAGLHHTNIAEIFGVGEQDGHHYFVMQYIPGPGLDQVIQRLAALQGGAAAPSPAAQAAESIARKLLGKGGAAYWRQVAALGCQVADALHYSHGQGVLHRDVKPSNLLADAQGRVWVTDFGLAKAVRSDDITVTGEIAGTLRYMAPEQLEGRADARSDVYSLGLTLYELLTFRPAFDEKDRSRLIRLVAEGRPTPPRRLNPAVPHDLETIVLKATARDPAHRYPTAEALGDDLRRFLADQPIRARRASSLERLGRWARRNKTVAALAGATALLTLLVAAVATVGYLSTRRALLEAKASAQVATDALDRIFERFSPRSVVASPGLLVDNVEGSPVDVQVEPVLSREAAALLEDMLPHYERLAQQTPGAVALRRKVADANRRVGDIRQRLGQLDPAAAAYQRAIALYEGLAADAPEALGATVEMAKTYNELGRLRQASDRTPEALDAHRSALRLLEGAPAGATPTPAFRLELARTHYFLALTDPAEAVRHLATALATLAPLRQTDPDSPPRRHLEALCHRQQFHALAASQPAAARAALDKATDTLRQLAADFPRVPDYPYDLAEAYAAADLPRPGPAAYAPHAVEERLRQALALATGLAQRRPHIPRYAVAQALFAHRLALLLEAGGSLDEAERYHSLALEAQRTLASQFADVLYHKVRLGEFANDLARLRLLHRRASDARPLLEETIALLTPALQDSREPEVLHALLARSYGALEAAWRDLGNPAAAAQARAKAAEHRNAMQPKPPQDPKPAPGARSRGRVRANAA
- a CDS encoding Gfo/Idh/MocA family oxidoreductase; translation: MAKYRVAQVGCGHRGRNHIDGFLKNPDRFELVALCDLNRERLDAAAKQFGIARTYTDAATMLAAERPDVFCFVTQPKVRLEMIELGLRHKPRAIAFEKPMATSLAEARRIHDLCARAGVKYIVSHQQKYGEQWGRAKAVYERGEIGDLVRIHASSRAWLSQLGTHLVDYILWFNRGVRAKWVVGHVHGRKGLTDSHPSPDYTEGEIAFENGVRAFVQFGYLSPQWLANEKFWTDNRITLYGTHGYAWANTDGDWAAFTRTSGGEILGEALPRWPEQENVLLQPRYLRDLADWLDDETKVHPCNGDISYHGFEIAYAFITSALDHRRVDLPLAEIPAEDEIARLARELPEA